In a single window of the Aphis gossypii isolate Hap1 unplaced genomic scaffold, ASM2018417v2 Contig00684, whole genome shotgun sequence genome:
- the LOC126555032 gene encoding zinc finger MYM-type protein 5-like, which produces MASNKRQRQPEGVQKITAFLTKKTKSSTEQPDPGSSILNTKTNEVTESDVQSNVNELSVVLNDQDPALNVNAYHLISNNFGPYQPKDIQFPRVNGRSFRQDWYVLHEWLEYSPINDAAFCFYCRCFPPSNKYNELAYTLHGFKTWARATKSFKDHENSASHKEASVKVSGFHSSKNVGSIATNVSTYYTNCSEKQRVFDSSFG; this is translated from the exons ATGGCGTCTAATAAAAGACAGCGACAGCCAGAAGGAGTACAGAAGATAACagcatttttaacaaaaaaaaccaaGTCTAGTACTG AACAACCTGATCCAGggtcaagtattttaaatactaaaacaaatGAAGTTACAGAATCTGATGTTCAATCCAATGTCAatgaat tgTCTGTTGTATTAAATGATCAAGATCCTGCATTGAATGTTAATGCATACCATCTGATTAGTAATAACTTTGGCCCATACCAACCAAAAGACATTCAGTTTCCACGGGTAAACGGTAGGTCATTCAGACAGGATTGGTATGTTCTACATGAGTGGCTAGAGTACAGCCCAATTAATGACGCAGCCTTCTGTTTTTACTGCCGATGCTTTCCaccatcaaataaatataatgaattggCTTATACATTACATGGTTTCAAAACATGGGCTAGAGcaacaaaatcatttaaagATCATGAAAATAGTGCCTCTCACAAAGAAGCTAGTGTTAAAGTGTCTGGATTTCATTCAAGTAAAAATGTTGGAAGTATTGCAACAAAtgtaagtacttattatacaaactgTTCAGAAAAACAGAGAGTATTTGACAGTAGTTTTGGATAG